A window of the Roseburia sp. 831b genome harbors these coding sequences:
- a CDS encoding LCP family protein: MSREEERRTTARSSSASRSASANRGQGNRGQASRSQASRGQSAGSRSQTTGNRGQASTGRTAQQGRPVRSSDGMNGSRPNPSGKKRMTKKQRRKRKRRILIAEIVVVVVLLIVLFFWLKLAKINQTGKLDEDKLSINDLDDATKDLLDGYTNIALFGLDNRSNGNYGGGNSDSIMIASINNDTKEVKLVSVYRDTYLNVYDDSFKKCNAAYAKGGVESAVAMLNQNLDLNIKDYVAVDFNAMVEVIDLLGGVDIEVTEEEAGYMKVYIDEMQGVTGKSSSYVQGGGVCTLDGIQATAYCRVRYTKGDDFKRAERQRIVLNAMFDKAKHAKLTTLNKIVDAVFDDIDTSLTSKEILGLAAFVTQYDLSSTSGFPFSQCTMTLGKKGSIVVPTTLETNVSLLHSYLFGENNYVPSSTIEELSKKIINDTGKTESDGNTFSADYSPDAEEDTQSSETSK, from the coding sequence ATGAGCAGAGAGGAAGAGAGAAGAACTACGGCTCGCAGCAGCAGTGCAAGTAGATCTGCATCTGCAAATCGTGGTCAGGGAAATAGAGGACAGGCGTCCAGAAGTCAGGCATCCAGAGGTCAGTCGGCAGGGAGCCGGAGTCAGACAACAGGAAATAGAGGACAGGCATCAACAGGAAGAACAGCACAGCAGGGACGTCCGGTGCGCAGCAGTGATGGGATGAACGGTTCCAGACCGAATCCATCCGGCAAGAAGCGTATGACAAAGAAGCAGAGAAGAAAAAGAAAGAGAAGAATTCTGATTGCTGAGATTGTAGTAGTTGTTGTATTGCTAATCGTCTTATTCTTCTGGTTGAAGTTAGCAAAAATCAACCAGACCGGAAAGTTGGATGAGGATAAGCTTTCCATCAATGATTTGGATGATGCTACCAAGGATTTGCTAGATGGTTATACAAACATTGCCCTGTTTGGACTTGATAACAGATCCAATGGAAATTATGGTGGTGGTAACAGTGATAGTATCATGATTGCAAGTATTAACAATGATACGAAAGAGGTAAAATTAGTTTCTGTTTACCGTGATACCTATTTGAATGTTTATGATGATTCCTTTAAAAAGTGTAATGCTGCCTATGCAAAAGGTGGTGTTGAATCCGCAGTTGCAATGCTGAATCAGAATCTGGATTTAAATATCAAAGATTATGTAGCCGTTGATTTTAATGCGATGGTTGAAGTGATTGATCTGCTTGGCGGAGTAGATATTGAAGTTACAGAGGAAGAGGCTGGTTACATGAAGGTTTATATTGACGAGATGCAGGGCGTGACCGGAAAGTCTTCCAGCTATGTACAAGGTGGTGGAGTCTGCACCTTAGATGGTATCCAGGCAACCGCATACTGTCGTGTCCGTTATACCAAGGGAGATGACTTCAAGCGTGCAGAACGTCAACGAATCGTTTTAAATGCAATGTTTGATAAAGCAAAACATGCAAAACTTACCACACTTAATAAGATTGTGGATGCTGTTTTTGATGATATCGATACCAGTTTAACGTCAAAAGAGATTTTAGGTCTTGCAGCATTTGTAACGCAGTATGACTTGTCCAGCACATCCGGATTCCCATTTTCACAGTGTACGATGACACTTGGAAAGAAAGGATCTATCGTAGTTCCGACAACCTTAGAGACGAATGTTTCATTATTACATTCTTATCTGTTCGGAGAAAATAATTATGTGCCATCTTCTACCATTGAGGAACTGAGTAAGAAGATTATCAATGATACCGGTAAGACGGAGAGCGATGGTAATACGTTCTCAGCGGATTATTCACCAGATGCGGAAGAAGATACCCAGAGTTCGGAAACTTCAAAGTA
- a CDS encoding glycosyltransferase family 2 protein: MEQIRISVALASYNGEKYIASQLESILQNLSERDEIVVSDDGSTDRTREIVTSFLEKDARIRLVDGPKQGIIANFEHALKECRGAYLFLSDQDDVWAKDKVEKVMQEFEKEQVSLVIHDVEVRNESLEQVLMPSFFAYRGSGAGSFKNFCKNTYMGCAMALKREVLSKIFPIPRDIQMHDQWIGILSDYYFGKSFFLKEPLLKYRRHERNNSDFSRHGILKMIQIRLLLAKRLLAQMKKLRKR, from the coding sequence ATGGAACAAATTCGGATATCAGTAGCACTTGCCTCCTATAATGGAGAAAAATACATAGCCAGTCAGTTAGAATCCATCCTGCAAAATTTATCAGAGCGGGATGAGATTGTAGTCTCGGATGATGGTTCGACGGATAGAACCAGAGAGATTGTAACTTCTTTTCTGGAAAAGGATGCAAGAATCCGACTCGTGGATGGACCAAAGCAAGGGATTATTGCCAATTTTGAGCATGCTTTAAAGGAGTGTCGTGGCGCGTACTTGTTTTTATCAGATCAGGATGATGTCTGGGCAAAGGACAAGGTGGAAAAGGTGATGCAGGAATTTGAAAAAGAGCAGGTTTCACTTGTCATCCATGATGTTGAAGTCAGAAATGAATCGTTAGAGCAGGTTTTAATGCCATCTTTTTTTGCGTATCGAGGTTCCGGTGCGGGATCATTTAAAAACTTTTGCAAGAATACCTATATGGGCTGTGCAATGGCATTGAAAAGAGAGGTGCTTTCTAAGATTTTTCCGATTCCAAGGGATATCCAGATGCATGACCAATGGATTGGAATTTTAAGTGATTATTACTTTGGAAAATCATTTTTCTTAAAGGAACCATTATTAAAATACCGCAGGCATGAGCGGAATAATTCTGATTTTTCCCGTCATGGCATTTTAAAAATGATTCAAATCCGTTTATTGCTTGCAAAACGGTTATTGGCACAGATGAAAAAATTAAGGAAAAGATAA
- the cps2T gene encoding beta 1-4 rhamnosyltransferase Cps2T, translating to MNMKHIFIIGSKGIPARYGGFETFVEELVRNQKSDDVKYHVACLSNQKKNFEYLGADCFEIPVPNIGPAKAVYYDIAAFRYCLSVIKKEQIKEPVIYVLACRIGPFIGSLKKKLKRMGGTLFVNPDGHEWMRAKWNAAIRKYWKFSEKLMVKHADLLVCDSKNIENYIQAEYGKYQPKTTFIAYGTNTESKEAENATVQKTESRKKLLEWYQKFGLKEKEYYLVVGRFVPENNYETMLLEFMKSKTKRKFVLITNVEQNKFFEELKQKTHFDEDDRIKFVGTVYDSELLTMIRKNAFAYFHGHEVGGTNPSLLEALSTTELNLLLKVGFNEEVAEDGALYWTKDAGSLSYLMKIAESLDETRRMELCEKARARMKAYYSWDYIVGRYEELWNKFGYQ from the coding sequence ATGAACATGAAACATATTTTTATAATAGGAAGCAAGGGAATTCCGGCGCGATATGGCGGATTCGAGACATTTGTGGAGGAGCTGGTGCGCAACCAGAAATCGGATGATGTGAAATATCACGTTGCCTGCCTGTCGAATCAGAAAAAGAATTTTGAGTATCTAGGGGCAGACTGCTTTGAGATTCCGGTTCCGAACATTGGACCGGCGAAGGCTGTTTATTATGACATTGCAGCATTCCGTTATTGCCTTTCGGTGATAAAAAAAGAACAGATTAAAGAGCCGGTCATTTATGTGCTTGCCTGCCGAATCGGACCGTTTATCGGTTCCTTAAAGAAAAAGTTAAAGCGGATGGGTGGAACACTTTTTGTTAATCCCGACGGGCATGAATGGATGCGCGCAAAATGGAATGCGGCCATTCGAAAATATTGGAAATTTTCCGAAAAACTGATGGTAAAACACGCAGACCTTCTGGTTTGTGATTCGAAAAATATCGAAAATTATATTCAGGCGGAGTACGGGAAATATCAGCCAAAGACCACTTTTATTGCCTATGGAACCAATACCGAGAGCAAGGAGGCAGAAAATGCCACGGTACAGAAAACGGAAAGCCGAAAAAAACTTTTGGAATGGTACCAGAAATTTGGCTTAAAAGAGAAAGAGTATTATCTTGTCGTGGGACGTTTTGTGCCGGAAAATAATTACGAGACAATGCTCTTAGAATTTATGAAATCAAAGACAAAGAGAAAGTTTGTATTGATTACAAATGTGGAACAAAATAAATTTTTCGAAGAATTAAAACAAAAGACACATTTTGACGAGGATGACCGTATCAAATTTGTGGGAACAGTGTATGACTCGGAACTTTTGACAATGATTCGAAAAAATGCGTTTGCGTATTTCCACGGTCATGAGGTGGGAGGCACGAATCCATCTTTATTAGAGGCATTGTCGACAACAGAGCTGAATCTTTTGTTAAAGGTAGGCTTTAACGAGGAGGTCGCAGAGGACGGTGCACTTTACTGGACGAAGGATGCCGGAAGTCTTTCCTATCTGATGAAGATAGCGGAGTCGCTGGATGAAACACGCCGGATGGAACTTTGCGAAAAGGCGAGAGCGCGTATGAAAGCGTATTATAGCTGGGATTATATTGTAGGACGGTACGAAGAACTATGGAACAAATTCGGATATCAGTAG
- a CDS encoding glycosyltransferase encodes MQSKIKRVINLIRKHGIIGFAVKFQEKTSEPVNLVYKEQYHHFLPDEKEKEKERETAFSYLPKISLVVPAYCTKKEFLEELIASVKAQTYENWELCFADGSPADEVTALVKPYEKDERIRVIHLEHNYGISGNTNEGFRAATGDYIGLLDHDDVLAPNALYEVVKVLNEFVYEEQSDEKHLVVSERMPLFFYSDEDKVSADLSQHFEPHFKPDFNPELLNHYNYICHFVVFHRSLLEKAGMLNSDYDGAQDYDFVLRCTEVVPEECIYHIPKILYHWRVHSLSTAGDSGSKDYAYEAGKQAVAAHLERIGCVAKVESVKGRETLAVSYDLPKIGLEQKKDTLFGEEAEAENAFIVKQGHGFVNPSKNWQQKMMQYFQKEKVGMVCGKAIRGTKVYACGLTFDEKGNVMPLFKGLPSFFKGYYRRAVAPQNISAGLLDFCMIEKKAYQEVGGIDKSLPTPYRDLDFAFRLRKAGYQVILDPTIRVVCSRMELPDEQEAKKARQVLRERWNDYLLEGDPFYNQNLALEPEKTYHLKDVTNSMK; translated from the coding sequence ATGCAAAGTAAGATAAAACGAGTTATCAATTTAATTAGGAAACATGGTATAATCGGGTTCGCTGTCAAATTTCAGGAAAAGACAAGTGAACCGGTTAATCTTGTATACAAAGAGCAGTATCATCACTTTTTACCAGATGAAAAAGAAAAGGAAAAAGAGCGGGAAACTGCTTTTTCCTATTTGCCGAAAATAAGTCTGGTAGTGCCAGCTTATTGTACCAAAAAAGAGTTTTTAGAAGAGCTGATTGCATCGGTGAAAGCGCAGACTTATGAGAACTGGGAACTTTGTTTCGCAGACGGAAGCCCTGCTGACGAGGTGACGGCGCTTGTGAAACCTTACGAAAAGGATGAGCGGATTCGAGTGATTCACCTGGAGCATAATTATGGCATTTCCGGGAATACCAACGAGGGATTTCGTGCGGCAACCGGCGATTATATCGGACTTTTGGATCACGATGATGTGTTAGCGCCGAATGCACTTTATGAAGTGGTGAAGGTGTTAAATGAGTTTGTTTATGAAGAACAGTCGGATGAGAAGCATCTCGTCGTGTCGGAGCGGATGCCGTTGTTTTTCTACTCGGATGAGGATAAGGTATCGGCAGATTTATCACAGCATTTTGAACCGCATTTCAAGCCGGATTTTAATCCTGAGCTGTTGAATCATTACAACTACATTTGTCATTTTGTAGTGTTTCATCGTAGTTTGCTAGAAAAGGCAGGAATGTTGAATTCTGATTACGACGGAGCGCAGGATTATGATTTTGTGCTGCGCTGCACCGAGGTTGTACCGGAAGAGTGCATTTATCATATTCCAAAGATTTTGTATCATTGGCGCGTACATTCTTTGTCGACGGCTGGAGATTCCGGCAGTAAGGATTACGCATACGAAGCTGGAAAACAGGCGGTTGCGGCACACTTAGAGCGTATTGGCTGCGTGGCAAAAGTGGAGTCTGTAAAAGGAAGAGAGACGCTTGCGGTATCCTATGATTTGCCAAAGATTGGATTGGAGCAGAAAAAGGATACCTTGTTTGGAGAGGAAGCAGAGGCAGAAAATGCTTTTATTGTAAAGCAGGGGCATGGCTTTGTGAATCCGTCAAAAAACTGGCAGCAGAAGATGATGCAGTATTTTCAGAAAGAAAAAGTCGGAATGGTCTGTGGAAAAGCAATCCGCGGAACAAAAGTGTACGCATGCGGGTTGACGTTTGATGAGAAAGGAAATGTGATGCCGCTTTTTAAGGGGCTGCCATCTTTTTTCAAAGGATATTACCGGAGGGCAGTTGCACCGCAGAATATCAGTGCGGGGCTTCTTGACTTTTGCATGATTGAAAAAAAGGCTTATCAGGAGGTTGGGGGAATCGATAAATCCCTGCCGACACCGTATCGGGATTTGGATTTCGCATTTCGATTAAGAAAGGCGGGATATCAGGTGATATTGGACCCGACAATCCGTGTGGTATGTTCTAGAATGGAGCTTCCGGATGAGCAGGAGGCAAAAAAAGCCAGACAGGTTTTGCGGGAACGCTGGAATGATTATCTGCTGGAAGGAGATCCTTTTTACAATCAAAATCTTGCATTAGAGCCCGAAAAGACGTATCATTTGAAAGATGTCACCAATAGCATGAAGTAG